One genomic segment of Stigmatopora argus isolate UIUO_Sarg chromosome 1, RoL_Sarg_1.0, whole genome shotgun sequence includes these proteins:
- the LOC144083525 gene encoding NUAK family SNF1-like kinase 1 isoform X2: MQREIEITSSLMHSHIIRFLEVFESRDKIVIVMEYASRGELYDYILEKRKLSETEARSIFRQITSAVHYCHKNGVVHRDLKLENILLDQDLNVKLADFGLSNQYQRGTLLQTFCGSPLYAAPEIVTGLPYQGPEVDCWALGVLLYALVYSSMPFDGACHSKLKEQICQGRYRRPNIPSDACALIDWLLTVRVDERATIEDVANHWWVNWGYEESLCDCTSSSSHPDCASPLLARYIDWQNRLVNSLASEPGRLPAESNCQPLHSHYFSLPLRPERGGKVRAGMSSVRKSPKENTISQTTPSACGAAAQSSTAASERKKPKSILKHQRSFESVLHSSSKEAPPPGTVDPKLYQTHALGEVLSGSLLSPCTFTQPSSKMPKKGILKNVYEGDSGYVISSVGRESRESNDAGARSKKQNAFVPASEDSPTMHTEAVRRRKGILKRNGKFSRSLDLPDEQHLPPPSDRMTFPGTLQQFLQAKIGVDDHHSRPSSVVSEDSLFSSDSFDLLDLSTQSQRSLFPHGVQHTACSSEEDLRGEACESERHEFNW, translated from the exons TGTTTGAGAGCCGCGATAAGATTGTGATCGTGATGGAGTACGCCAGCAGGGGAGAGCTGTACGATTACATTCTGGAAAAGAGGAAGCTTTCGGAAACAGAAGCCCGAAGCATCTTCAGGCAAATCACCTCGGCTGTCCATTACTGCCACAAG AATGGGGTTGTGCATCGAGACCTTAAGCTGGAGAACATCCTTTTGGATCAAGATCTAAACGTCAAG CTTGCTGATTTTGGCCTTTCCAATCAGTATCAGAGAGGCACTCTACTCCAGACCTTCTGTGGAAGTCCACTCTATGCAGCTCCAGAAATAGTGACTGGGCTGCCCTACCAAGGACCAGAG GTGGACTGCTGGGCACTAGGAGTATTGCTTTATGCACTGGTATATAGCAGTATGCCATTTGATGGTGCCTGTCATTCCAAGCTTAAAGAACAGATTTGCCAAGGTCGCTATCGAAGACCCAACATCCCTTCAG ACGCCTGTGCGCTTATCGACTGGTTACTGACAGTGCGCGTGGATGAGAGGGCCACAATCGAGGATGTAGCCAATCACTGGTGGGTGAATTGGGGATACGAGGAGAGCCTCTGTGACtgcacatcatcatcatcacaccCAGACTGCGCCTCGCCCCTGTTGGCTCGCTACATCGACTGGCAGAATCGGCTTGTCAACAGTTTGGCCTCGGAGCCCGGTCGCCTCCCTGCGGAATCCAACTGTCAACCACTTCACTCGCATTACTTCAGCTTGCCTCTTCGGCCTGAGAGAGGGGGGAAAGTTAGAGCAGGAATGTCTAGCGTGAGAAAATCGCCCAAGGAGAACACCATCTCACAGACTACGCCAAGTGCGTGTGGTGCTGCAGCACAGTCTTCCACGGCCGCCTCCGAAAGGAAGAAACCCAAAAGTATTCTTAAACACCAGAGGAGTTTTGAATCGGTTTTGCACAGCTCTTCCAAAGAGGCTCCACCCCCGGGCACGGTGGACCCCAAGCTTTATCAAACACATGCACTTGGTGAGGTGCTGTCTGGCAGTCTGCTATCTCCCTGTACATTTACACAGCCTTCCTCGAAAATGCCTAAGAAGGGCATACTTAAGAACGTTTATGAAGGGGACTCAGGTTACGTcatctcctcagtaggtagagagTCCAGAGAGAGTAATGACGCAGGCGCCCGCTCGAAAAAACAGAATGCATTTGTCCCAGCATCAGAGGACAGTCCAACCATGCACACAGAAGCAGTGAGAAGACGGAAGGGCATTCTTAAACGTAACGGCAAGTTCTCAAGAAGCCTGGACCTTCCAGACGAACAGCATTTACCACCGCCCTCCGATCGGATGACATTCCCAGGTACTTTGCAGCAGTTCCTCCAGGCTAAAATAGGAGTTGATGACCATCACAGCCGGCCCTCCAGCGTAGTAAGCGAAGACAGCCTTTTCTCCAGCGACTCCTTCGACTTGCTGGACCTCAGCACGCAGTCACAACGCAGTCTTTTTCCACATGGGGTGCAGCACACTGCATGTAGCTCAGAGGAGGACCTGAGAGGTGAAGCATGTGAAAGTGAAAGACATGAGTTCAATTGGTGA
- the cfap20 gene encoding cilia- and flagella-associated protein 20 isoform X1 — MFKNTFQSGFLSILYSIGSKPLQIWDKKVRNGHIKRITDNDIHSLVLEVEGTNVSTTYITCPADPKKTLGIKLPFLVMIIKNLKKYFTFEVQVLDDKNVRRRFRASNYQSTTRVKPFICTMPMRLDDGWNQIQFNLSDFTRRAYGTNYIETLRVQIHANCRIRRVYFSDRLYSEDELPAEFKLYVPVQSQKAKQ; from the exons ATGTTCAAAAATACTTTCCAAAGTGGGTTTCTTTCGATATTATATAGTATCGGTAGCAAGCCTCTTCAGATATGGGATAAAAAG GTGAGAAATGGTCACATCAAGCGAATTACTGATAATGACATTCATTCACTGGTTTTGGAGGTCGAAGGGACAAACGTCAG TACTACCTACATAACTTGCCCAGCAGACCCAAAGAAGACACTGGGCATCAAGTTGCCTTTTCTTGTTATGATAATCAAAAATTTAAAGAAGTATTTCACCTTTGAAGTCCAG GTGTtggatgataaaaatgttcgACGGCGGTTCCGGGCGAGTAACTACCAGAGCACAACAAGAGTCAAGCCGTTCATCTGCACTATGCCGATGAGACTTGATGATGGCTGGAATCAGATACAGTTCAATCTGTCAGATTTCACAAGGAGAGCCTATGGAACCAATTATATTGAGACGTTGCGTGTCCAA ATTCATGCCAACTGTCGTATTAGGAGAGTGTACTTCTCAGACAGGCTTTACTCTGAGGATGAGCTCCCAGCAGAGTTTAAACTCTATGTCCCTGTTCAGAGCCAGAAGGCTAAG CAGTAG
- the cfap20 gene encoding cilia- and flagella-associated protein 20 isoform X2: protein MFKNTFQSGFLSILYSIGSKPLQIWDKKVRNGHIKRITDNDIHSLVLEVEGTNVSTTYITCPADPKKTLGIKLPFLVMIIKNLKKYFTFEVQVLDDKNVRRRFRASNYQSTTRVKPFICTMPMRLDDGWNQIQFNLSDFTRRAYGTNYIETLRVQIHANCRIRRVYFSDRLYSEDELPAEFKLYVPVQSQKAK from the exons ATGTTCAAAAATACTTTCCAAAGTGGGTTTCTTTCGATATTATATAGTATCGGTAGCAAGCCTCTTCAGATATGGGATAAAAAG GTGAGAAATGGTCACATCAAGCGAATTACTGATAATGACATTCATTCACTGGTTTTGGAGGTCGAAGGGACAAACGTCAG TACTACCTACATAACTTGCCCAGCAGACCCAAAGAAGACACTGGGCATCAAGTTGCCTTTTCTTGTTATGATAATCAAAAATTTAAAGAAGTATTTCACCTTTGAAGTCCAG GTGTtggatgataaaaatgttcgACGGCGGTTCCGGGCGAGTAACTACCAGAGCACAACAAGAGTCAAGCCGTTCATCTGCACTATGCCGATGAGACTTGATGATGGCTGGAATCAGATACAGTTCAATCTGTCAGATTTCACAAGGAGAGCCTATGGAACCAATTATATTGAGACGTTGCGTGTCCAA ATTCATGCCAACTGTCGTATTAGGAGAGTGTACTTCTCAGACAGGCTTTACTCTGAGGATGAGCTCCCAGCAGAGTTTAAACTCTATGTCCCTGTTCAGAGCCAGAAGGCTAAG TAG